Proteins encoded within one genomic window of Methanolacinia paynteri:
- a CDS encoding sensor histidine kinase, whose protein sequence is MSTIFNWDTDNKSTFNLYFSLIVVLVLFLIMEITYQMLFEETLMVVSHIFYFPIILCSFFLQKRGVIISTFIAMVYLIIINYLIPGMSEIVSSTMQFYVYISLSVTVSLISEKIRQDRRKFSSIFNYSESGIGLYNAKTGELVDRNKKFLKLMDNWTILDNLKKIEDACTTKHEDGFIEKIDEDSSVHDFEIAFNGDDGREYHAIVNASKIPGDFAVLTISEITEIRSYQKEIAALNRDLSDANEKANMYLDILIHDINNANAASLGYGELIKEGIPEDDEVYYDKMMTSIRHSSSIINNVARIRDIHSSSFKAVPTDLNKVIKSAVSEFTDLNVDSTVPELRIMGGPLLTDVFSIILENSSVYGGENVQISIRADEDKEFAYISVEDNGPGIPDLKKERLFKRFQPGGDGRRGRGLGLSVCWYIMNKYGGDIGVSDRIEGKPESGTVITIKLKKADQNEI, encoded by the coding sequence GTGAGCACAATTTTTAATTGGGACACTGATAATAAGAGCACATTCAACCTGTATTTCTCACTAATTGTAGTATTAGTGCTTTTTCTTATAATGGAGATAACATACCAGATGCTCTTTGAAGAGACACTGATGGTTGTCTCCCATATATTTTATTTCCCGATTATTTTATGCTCATTCTTCCTTCAAAAACGCGGCGTAATAATATCCACGTTTATTGCAATGGTATACCTGATAATCATCAATTACCTGATTCCGGGTATGTCCGAGATCGTATCCTCAACGATGCAGTTCTATGTTTATATCAGCCTTTCAGTCACCGTATCCCTGATCTCGGAAAAAATCAGGCAGGACAGGAGAAAATTCAGCAGTATATTCAACTATTCCGAGAGCGGCATCGGACTTTACAATGCAAAGACAGGAGAACTGGTTGACAGAAACAAAAAGTTCCTGAAACTGATGGATAACTGGACCATTCTGGACAATCTGAAAAAAATAGAGGATGCATGTACAACAAAACATGAGGACGGATTTATTGAAAAAATAGATGAGGATTCTTCCGTACATGATTTTGAGATAGCATTTAACGGAGATGACGGCAGGGAATATCACGCAATCGTCAATGCATCAAAGATACCGGGTGATTTCGCTGTTCTGACAATAAGCGAAATAACGGAGATCAGATCCTACCAGAAAGAGATCGCTGCACTGAACAGGGATCTTTCAGATGCAAACGAAAAGGCGAATATGTACCTCGATATCCTCATTCATGATATAAACAATGCAAATGCCGCCTCGCTCGGGTATGGAGAACTGATAAAGGAAGGAATTCCAGAAGACGACGAGGTCTATTACGATAAGATGATGACAAGCATCAGGCACAGCAGCAGCATAATTAACAATGTTGCAAGGATACGGGATATTCACAGTAGCAGTTTCAAAGCTGTACCGACGGATCTCAATAAAGTAATCAAATCCGCAGTGTCCGAATTTACAGATCTAAATGTAGATTCCACAGTGCCTGAACTCAGGATAATGGGGGGGCCGCTCCTTACAGATGTATTTTCCATTATTCTCGAAAATTCATCGGTTTACGGAGGAGAAAATGTTCAAATATCCATCAGGGCGGATGAAGACAAAGAATTCGCATATATTTCTGTCGAGGATAACGGTCCGGGCATACCTGATTTGAAAAAGGAGAGGCTTTTCAAAAGATTCCAGCCGGGCGGAGACGGAAGAAGAGGCAGAGGTCTCGGACTTTCCGTGTGCTGGTACATCATGAACAAATATGGCGGAGACATCGGCGTATCGGACAGAATAGAAGGTAAACCGGAGTCAGGTACGGTTATCACGATTAAACTTAAAAAAGCAGATCAGAATGAAATTTAA